In Pseudomonas fakonensis, one DNA window encodes the following:
- a CDS encoding UDP-2,3-diacylglucosamine diphosphatase, with translation MTHAELARPSRKLRVRTLWISDVHLGTRDCQAEHLSHFLKGYQADRIYLVGDIIDGWKLRGGIYWPQAHTNVIRRLLTMSKRGTEVIYVTGNHDEFLRRYSKLILGNIQLVDEAEHLTADGRRLLVIHGDQFDVITRYHRWLAFLGDRAYEFTLVLNRWLNHWRARYGYGYWSLSAYLKHKVKGAVNFISDFEDAIAHECTKRGFQGVVCGHIHHAEIRKVGEVEYLNCGDWVESCTALIEHWDGQIELYRFADAQAREAAKRLAELGELA, from the coding sequence ATGACCCATGCCGAACTCGCCCGTCCCTCCCGCAAGCTGCGTGTCCGCACCCTGTGGATCTCCGATGTGCACCTGGGCACCCGGGACTGCCAGGCCGAACACCTGTCGCACTTTCTCAAGGGCTACCAGGCCGACCGCATCTACCTGGTCGGCGACATCATCGACGGCTGGAAACTGCGCGGCGGCATTTACTGGCCCCAGGCCCACACCAACGTCATCCGCCGCCTGCTGACCATGAGCAAGCGCGGCACCGAGGTGATCTACGTCACCGGCAACCATGACGAGTTTCTGCGCCGTTACTCCAAACTCATCCTCGGCAACATCCAGCTGGTGGACGAAGCCGAGCACCTCACTGCCGACGGCCGGCGCCTGCTGGTGATCCACGGCGACCAGTTCGACGTGATTACCCGCTACCACCGCTGGCTGGCGTTCCTCGGCGACCGCGCCTACGAGTTCACCCTGGTGCTCAACCGCTGGCTCAACCATTGGCGCGCACGTTATGGCTACGGCTACTGGTCGCTGTCGGCCTACCTCAAGCACAAGGTCAAGGGCGCGGTGAACTTCATCAGCGACTTTGAAGACGCCATCGCCCACGAGTGCACCAAGCGCGGCTTCCAGGGCGTGGTATGCGGGCATATCCACCATGCCGAAATCCGCAAGGTGGGCGAGGTGGAGTACCTCAACTGCGGCGATTGGGTGGAGTCATGCACCGCGCTGATCGAGCACTGGGACGGGCAGATCGAGCTGTACCGCTTTGCCGATGCCCAGGCCCGGGAAGCGGCAAAGCGGCTGGCGGAGCTGGGCGAGCTGGCGTAA
- a CDS encoding helix-turn-helix transcriptional regulator — MTTAQILSLRQYRDELIAHSHDHPQLVFALRGRLDFEVEGLGARLDRQGLIVVPAGAHHTCGSINGSHCLVLDVPGEHWLSEQLGAHADASRRLLDRPGAVGLDSRQQQLVDWLAASPMDDPLITRQGAVLLLASLNPQAAPIAPSTRLPYAAFDAHIDQHAAYPLQVADLARLAGLSTARLHARFASEAGMTPMDYIRQQRLLKARRLLVETRLPVGEVAAQVGYGSQSAFSAAVMRAFGCTPLALRREAGDNGQ; from the coding sequence ATGACCACCGCCCAAATACTCTCCCTGCGCCAATACCGCGACGAGCTGATCGCTCACAGCCACGACCACCCGCAGCTGGTGTTCGCCCTGCGCGGTCGCCTGGATTTCGAGGTCGAGGGGCTGGGTGCGCGGCTCGACCGCCAGGGCCTGATCGTGGTCCCTGCCGGCGCCCACCACACCTGTGGCAGCATCAACGGCAGCCACTGCCTGGTACTGGACGTTCCCGGCGAACATTGGCTCAGCGAACAACTGGGCGCTCACGCCGACGCCAGCCGCCGCCTGCTCGACCGCCCCGGCGCGGTCGGCCTGGACAGCCGCCAGCAGCAACTGGTCGACTGGCTGGCCGCAAGCCCCATGGACGACCCACTGATCACCCGCCAGGGCGCTGTGCTGTTGCTGGCCAGCCTCAACCCCCAGGCTGCGCCCATCGCCCCCAGCACACGCCTGCCCTACGCCGCGTTCGACGCGCATATCGACCAGCACGCCGCCTACCCGCTCCAGGTGGCCGACCTGGCGCGCCTGGCCGGGCTGTCCACGGCGCGCCTGCATGCGCGATTCGCCAGCGAAGCCGGGATGACGCCGATGGACTACATCCGCCAGCAACGGCTGCTCAAGGCCCGGCGCTTGCTGGTCGAAACCCGCCTGCCGGTCGGCGAGGTGGCGGCGCAGGTGGGGTATGGCTCGCAAAGCGCATTCAGCGCGGCAGTGATGCGTGCGTTCGGTTGCACGCCGCTGGCGTTGCGGCGCGAGGCTGGCGATAACGGGCAGTAG
- a CDS encoding DMT family transporter, which translates to MNHRTALGALHIGALFFGLTGVFGKLAASASPAIIVFGRAAFAVLALGLFASVARQAWQPLHGRDLRRLLLGGVLLAGHWVSFFIAVKVGGVAIATLGFASFPAFTVILEGVLFRERIRRNEALLVLLVSIGLVLVTPEFDLASEATGGLLWALFSGLLFSLLSLANRAGSGRLPAVQAALWQNLVVSLCLLPFAAPGLAAVAPLDWLWIALLGIFCTGIAHSLFVAALAVIKARTAAVVFGMEPVYGIAVAWVVFAEKPTLSMLAGGALIIFAIVLSSRLAAEQPARQAVAESA; encoded by the coding sequence ATGAACCACCGCACTGCCCTCGGCGCCCTGCATATCGGCGCGCTGTTCTTCGGCCTCACCGGCGTTTTCGGCAAACTGGCCGCCAGCGCCAGCCCGGCAATCATCGTATTCGGCCGCGCCGCCTTCGCCGTGCTCGCCCTGGGCCTGTTTGCCAGCGTTGCTCGCCAGGCCTGGCAACCTTTGCATGGCCGCGACCTGCGCCGCCTGCTGCTGGGCGGGGTGCTGCTGGCAGGGCACTGGGTGAGCTTCTTCATTGCGGTCAAGGTCGGCGGCGTGGCCATTGCCACCCTGGGCTTTGCCAGTTTCCCGGCCTTCACCGTCATCCTCGAAGGCGTATTGTTCCGCGAACGCATCCGCCGCAACGAAGCGCTGCTGGTGCTGCTGGTAAGCATCGGCCTGGTGCTGGTCACCCCAGAATTCGACCTGGCCAGCGAAGCCACCGGTGGGCTGCTCTGGGCATTGTTTTCAGGGCTGCTGTTCTCGCTGCTGTCGCTGGCCAACCGCGCCGGCTCCGGGCGCCTGCCGGCAGTGCAGGCGGCGCTGTGGCAAAACCTGGTGGTCAGCCTGTGCCTGCTGCCGTTCGCAGCCCCGGGCCTTGCAGCCGTGGCGCCGCTGGACTGGCTGTGGATCGCCCTGCTGGGCATCTTCTGCACAGGCATTGCCCACAGCCTGTTCGTCGCCGCCCTGGCGGTGATCAAGGCCCGTACTGCGGCGGTGGTGTTCGGTATGGAGCCGGTCTACGGCATTGCCGTGGCCTGGGTGGTGTTCGCCGAAAAGCCAACCTTGAGCATGCTCGCCGGCGGTGCGCTGATCATCTTCGCCATCGTGCTGTCCAGCCGCCTGGCCGCCGAGCAGCCTGCGCGCCAGGCGGTTGCCGAGAGCGCCTGA
- a CDS encoding SelT/SelW/SelH family protein, producing the protein MADSKPHIVITYCTQCQWLLRAAWLAQELLSTFADDLGQVALAPGTGGVFQITCDGVQIWERKADGGFPEAKVLKQRVRDRIDPQRDLGHNDR; encoded by the coding sequence ATGGCCGACAGCAAGCCACATATTGTCATCACGTATTGCACCCAGTGTCAGTGGCTGCTGCGCGCGGCCTGGCTGGCCCAGGAGCTGCTCAGCACCTTCGCCGACGATCTCGGCCAGGTGGCCCTGGCCCCGGGCACCGGAGGGGTGTTCCAGATTACCTGCGACGGTGTGCAGATCTGGGAGCGCAAGGCCGATGGTGGCTTCCCCGAGGCCAAGGTGCTCAAGCAGCGGGTGCGCGACCGGATCGACCCGCAGCGCGACCTGGGCCACAACGACCGCTGA
- a CDS encoding patatin-like phospholipase family protein — MRRLLLCLLLTLTSLTLHAAEAARPKVGLVLSGGAARGLAHIGVLKALEQQGVRIDAIAGTSMGAVIGGLYASGYSVEELEKLATTLDWQQALSDSPPRKDVPFRRKQDDRDFLVKQKLSFRDDGSLGLPLGVIQGQNLSLLLESKLAHTADIRDFDKLPIPFRAVATDIANGEKVVFRRGHLPQVVRASMSIPAVFAPVELDGRLLVDGGMTDNIPLDVVRDMGVDIAIVVDIGTPLRNRKQLATVVDVLNQSITLMTRRNSEEQLASLHRDDILVQPPLASFGVTDFGRAQDMIDAGYRATLALDSRLAALRQPGGDAELAVARSPRQRTPVITAIKVENDSKVSDDVIRYYIRQPVGEPLQLDRLQTDMGTLYGLDYFDQVQYRVVHKGKDNTLVINARGRRGGTDYLRLGLNLSDDLRGDSAFNLGASYRVNGINRLGAEWLTRAQIGDQQELYSEFYQPLDIGSRYFVAPYIDLGSQNVEATLENDPVAEYRLERYGFGLNLGRQIGTYGEVRLGVGKAWGQADVRIGDQDLPKVSFNEGFYELKYSFDTFDNVYFPHSGEEIGLTLRKYDKSLDSDQNYRQWLLNLDKAFSSGPNTLVLGGRYGRTLDDAEVVTSSFVFGGARQLSGFRQDSISGQNMSLLRMVYYRRLTPRAYLPLDFPLYLGGSLERGRAWNNDNQFDSGYINAASVFLGLETPLGPLNLSYGVNDADEQAVYLNLGHTF, encoded by the coding sequence ATGCGCCGTTTGCTGCTCTGCCTGTTGCTGACGCTCACCTCACTCACCCTGCACGCTGCTGAAGCCGCCCGCCCCAAGGTCGGCCTGGTGTTGTCTGGCGGCGCCGCCCGCGGCCTGGCCCATATCGGCGTGCTCAAGGCCCTGGAACAGCAGGGGGTGCGCATCGACGCCATCGCCGGCACCAGCATGGGCGCGGTGATCGGCGGGCTGTACGCTTCTGGCTACAGTGTCGAGGAGCTGGAAAAACTGGCCACCACCCTCGACTGGCAGCAGGCGCTGTCCGACTCCCCGCCACGCAAGGATGTGCCGTTCCGGCGCAAACAGGATGACCGCGACTTCCTGGTCAAGCAGAAGCTCAGTTTTCGCGACGACGGCAGCCTGGGCCTGCCATTGGGGGTGATCCAGGGCCAGAACCTGTCGCTGCTGCTGGAGAGCAAGCTGGCGCACACCGCCGACATTCGCGACTTCGACAAGCTGCCGATCCCCTTCCGCGCCGTGGCCACCGATATCGCCAACGGCGAGAAGGTGGTATTTCGCCGCGGCCACCTGCCCCAGGTGGTGCGCGCCAGCATGTCGATCCCGGCGGTGTTCGCCCCGGTGGAGCTGGACGGGCGCCTGCTGGTGGATGGCGGCATGACCGACAACATCCCGCTGGATGTAGTGCGAGACATGGGCGTGGACATCGCCATCGTGGTCGATATCGGCACCCCGCTGCGCAACCGCAAGCAGTTGGCCACGGTGGTCGATGTGCTCAACCAGTCGATCACCCTGATGACCCGGCGCAACTCCGAGGAGCAACTGGCCAGCCTGCACCGCGACGACATCCTGGTGCAGCCGCCACTGGCGAGCTTCGGCGTCACCGACTTCGGTCGCGCCCAGGACATGATCGATGCCGGCTACCGCGCCACCCTCGCACTCGACTCACGCCTGGCTGCGCTGCGCCAGCCGGGCGGCGACGCCGAACTGGCCGTGGCCCGCTCGCCGCGCCAGCGCACCCCGGTTATCACCGCGATCAAGGTGGAGAACGACTCCAAGGTCAGCGACGACGTGATCCGCTACTACATTCGCCAGCCGGTGGGCGAACCGTTGCAGCTCGACCGCCTGCAGACCGACATGGGCACCCTCTACGGCCTGGATTACTTCGACCAGGTGCAGTACCGCGTGGTGCACAAAGGTAAGGACAACACCCTGGTGATCAACGCCCGCGGGCGGCGCGGCGGCACCGACTACCTGCGCCTGGGCCTGAACCTGTCGGACGATCTGCGCGGCGACAGCGCCTTCAACCTGGGTGCCAGTTACCGGGTCAACGGCATCAACCGCCTGGGCGCAGAATGGCTGACCCGTGCCCAGATCGGCGACCAGCAGGAGCTGTACAGCGAGTTCTACCAGCCGCTGGACATAGGCTCGCGCTACTTCGTTGCGCCCTACATAGACCTCGGCTCGCAGAACGTCGAGGCCACCCTGGAAAACGACCCGGTGGCCGAATACCGCCTGGAGCGCTACGGCTTCGGCCTGAACCTGGGCCGGCAGATCGGCACCTATGGCGAGGTGCGCCTGGGTGTCGGCAAGGCCTGGGGCCAGGCCGACGTGCGCATTGGCGATCAAGACCTGCCCAAGGTCAGCTTCAACGAGGGCTTCTATGAGCTCAAGTACTCGTTCGATACCTTCGACAATGTGTACTTCCCGCACAGCGGCGAAGAGATCGGCCTGACCCTGCGCAAGTACGATAAATCGCTGGATTCGGACCAGAACTACCGGCAGTGGCTGCTGAACCTCGACAAGGCCTTCAGCAGCGGCCCCAACACTCTGGTGCTGGGCGGGCGCTACGGGCGCACCCTGGATGACGCCGAGGTGGTCACCTCAAGCTTCGTATTTGGCGGTGCGCGGCAGCTGTCGGGCTTTCGCCAGGACTCGATCTCGGGGCAGAACATGAGCCTGCTGCGCATGGTCTACTACCGCCGGCTGACGCCACGCGCCTACCTGCCGCTGGACTTCCCGCTGTACCTGGGCGGGTCGCTGGAACGCGGGCGGGCGTGGAACAACGACAACCAGTTCGACAGCGGCTACATCAATGCCGCCAGCGTGTTCCTCGGGCTGGAAACGCCGCTGGGGCCGCTGAACCTGAGTTATGGAGTGAACGATGCCGATGAGCAGGCGGTGTACCTGAACCTGGGGCATACCTTCTAG
- a CDS encoding MarR family transcriptional regulator has protein sequence MPLTDNQHRFGMQLAQMSRGWRAELDRRLAGLNLSQARWLVLLHLARFDEAPTQRELAQSVGVEGPTLARLLDSLETQGLVRRQAVMEDRRAKKILLCPPAKPLIDQIETIANALRLELFTGVDEADLEVCMRVHAKILGNLEKS, from the coding sequence ATGCCCCTGACCGACAACCAACACCGCTTCGGCATGCAGCTGGCCCAGATGTCCCGGGGTTGGCGCGCCGAACTGGACCGCCGCCTGGCCGGGCTCAACCTTTCGCAGGCGCGTTGGCTGGTGCTGTTGCACCTGGCGCGCTTCGACGAGGCGCCCACCCAACGCGAGCTGGCCCAGAGCGTTGGCGTCGAAGGCCCGACCCTGGCCCGGCTGCTGGACAGCCTGGAAACCCAGGGCCTGGTGCGCCGTCAGGCGGTGATGGAAGACCGCCGGGCCAAGAAGATCCTGCTGTGCCCACCAGCCAAACCGCTGATCGATCAGATCGAAACCATCGCCAATGCGTTGCGCCTGGAGCTGTTCACCGGCGTCGACGAGGCCGACCTCGAAGTGTGCATGCGCGTGCATGCGAAGATTCTCGGCAACCTCGAGAAGTCCTGA
- the recQ gene encoding DNA helicase RecQ, whose product MLEQAQRVLKDVFGYDSFRGRQAAIIECVANGGDALVLMPTGGGKSLCFQVPGLLRPGLTVVVSPLIALMDDQVATLDELGVAAAALNSTLSAEQQRDLAGRLRRGEVKMLYLAPERLVQPRMLDFLRGLDVSLFAIDEAHCVSQWGHDFRPEYLQLGQLAELFPHVPRIALTATADMRTREEIVQRLHLQGAERFLSSFDRPNIFYRIVPKESPRKQLMAFLGERRGNAGIVYCLSRKKVDETAAFLCDQGFPALPYHAGLAAETRAANQHRFLNEEGLIMVATIAFGMGIDKPNVRFVAHLDLPKSLEAYYQETGRAGRDGLPSDAWMAYGLQDMVMLKQMLQNSEGDERHKRIEQHKLDAMLALCEETRCRRQSLLAYFDEVLEQPCGHCDNCVDQVQTWDATEPARQALSAVFRTGQRYGVGHLVDVLLGKDTDKIRNFGHEKLSVFGVGKSLAEAEWRSLFRQLVARGLVDIDLEGYGGLRLSDSCRPLLRGEVNLQLRRDLKPQTTAKSSSSSGGSPASQLVRGEERELWEALRTLRRKLAEEHSVPPYVIFPDSTLLEMLRSMPTSLSDMAQVSGVGARKLERYGQAFLEVLNGAGGTEEAPKVVLDLRHELVSLARAGMTPVQIAGQLNCTEKNVYSLLAEAIGRQELSLEQALDLPEELMMEVQDAFLDGEGELPAVSAIAPLFGARVPEGVLHCIRAALAAEFEL is encoded by the coding sequence ATGCTCGAACAGGCTCAGCGCGTTCTCAAGGATGTCTTCGGTTACGACAGTTTCCGGGGCCGCCAGGCCGCGATCATCGAATGCGTGGCCAATGGCGGCGATGCCCTGGTGCTGATGCCCACCGGCGGCGGCAAGTCGCTGTGTTTCCAGGTGCCGGGGCTGCTGCGCCCGGGCCTGACGGTGGTGGTGTCGCCGCTGATCGCGCTGATGGACGACCAGGTCGCCACCCTCGACGAGCTGGGCGTGGCTGCCGCTGCGCTCAACTCGACCCTGAGCGCCGAGCAGCAACGCGACCTGGCCGGGCGCCTGCGCCGCGGCGAGGTGAAAATGCTCTACCTGGCCCCCGAGCGCCTGGTGCAGCCGCGCATGCTCGATTTTTTGCGTGGCCTGGACGTGTCGCTGTTCGCCATTGACGAAGCGCACTGCGTATCGCAGTGGGGCCACGACTTCCGCCCCGAGTACCTGCAACTGGGCCAGCTGGCCGAGCTGTTCCCCCATGTGCCGCGCATCGCCCTGACCGCCACCGCCGACATGCGTACCCGCGAGGAAATCGTCCAGCGCCTGCACCTGCAGGGCGCCGAGCGTTTTCTGTCGAGCTTCGACCGGCCGAACATCTTCTACCGCATCGTGCCCAAGGAGTCGCCGCGCAAGCAGCTGATGGCGTTCCTTGGCGAGCGCCGCGGCAACGCCGGCATCGTCTACTGCCTGTCGCGCAAGAAGGTCGACGAAACCGCCGCGTTCCTCTGCGACCAGGGCTTCCCGGCGCTGCCGTATCACGCCGGCCTTGCCGCCGAGACCCGCGCCGCCAACCAGCACCGCTTCCTCAACGAGGAAGGGCTGATCATGGTTGCCACCATCGCCTTCGGCATGGGCATCGACAAGCCCAACGTGCGCTTTGTCGCCCACCTCGACCTGCCCAAGTCGCTCGAGGCCTACTACCAGGAAACCGGCCGTGCCGGCCGTGACGGCCTGCCGTCGGATGCCTGGATGGCCTATGGCCTGCAAGACATGGTGATGCTCAAGCAGATGCTGCAGAACTCCGAAGGCGACGAGCGCCACAAGCGCATCGAGCAGCACAAACTCGACGCCATGCTGGCGCTGTGCGAAGAGACCCGCTGCCGCCGCCAATCGCTGCTGGCCTACTTCGACGAGGTACTGGAGCAACCCTGCGGGCACTGTGACAACTGCGTCGATCAGGTACAGACCTGGGACGCCACCGAGCCTGCCCGCCAGGCCCTGTCGGCGGTATTCCGCACCGGCCAGCGCTATGGTGTGGGCCATCTGGTCGATGTGCTGCTGGGCAAGGACACTGACAAGATCCGCAACTTCGGCCACGAGAAGCTTTCGGTATTTGGTGTCGGCAAGTCGCTGGCCGAGGCCGAATGGCGCTCGCTGTTCCGCCAACTGGTGGCCCGCGGTCTGGTGGACATCGACCTGGAAGGCTACGGCGGCCTGCGCCTGTCCGACAGCTGCAGGCCGCTGCTGCGCGGCGAGGTCAACCTGCAACTGCGCCGCGACCTCAAGCCGCAAACCACTGCCAAGTCCTCCAGCAGCAGTGGCGGCAGCCCGGCCAGCCAGCTGGTGCGCGGCGAGGAACGCGAGCTGTGGGAGGCCCTGCGCACCCTGCGGCGCAAGCTGGCCGAAGAGCACAGCGTGCCGCCTTACGTCATCTTCCCCGACTCGACCCTGCTGGAAATGCTGCGCAGCATGCCCACCAGCCTCAGCGACATGGCCCAGGTCAGTGGTGTGGGGGCGCGTAAGCTGGAGCGCTATGGCCAGGCCTTCCTCGAAGTGCTCAACGGCGCCGGCGGCACCGAGGAAGCACCGAAGGTGGTGCTCGACCTGCGCCATGAGTTGGTCAGCCTGGCCCGCGCCGGCATGACCCCGGTACAGATCGCCGGCCAGCTCAACTGCACCGAGAAGAACGTCTACAGCCTGCTGGCCGAGGCCATCGGCCGCCAGGAACTTAGCCTGGAGCAGGCCCTGGACCTGCCCGAGGAGCTGATGATGGAGGTGCAGGACGCCTTCCTCGACGGCGAGGGCGAGCTGCCGGCGGTGTCGGCCATTGCCCCGCTGTTCGGCGCGCGGGTACCCGAAGGGGTGCTGCACTGCATACGTGCCGCGCTGGCGGCGGAGTTCGAACTCTGA
- a CDS encoding YecA family protein, translated as MSFAEQLTRLQAFLDADELHEEALDYVAAHGYLTALSICSEDVPDREWIDALFAEEPHYASDAQRTEIEATLVALKGHIARQLASDEEFDLPCELDLTDEPDDSDLRGWCIGFMEGVFLREEAWFENAEEEVSEMLLPIMVGSGLFDEQPEFADIASNANLQDDMIVQIPEALSALFLLLHAPDEKPALLKPRHH; from the coding sequence ATGTCCTTCGCCGAGCAACTGACCCGCCTGCAAGCCTTCCTCGACGCCGACGAGCTGCACGAAGAAGCGCTGGACTACGTCGCCGCACACGGCTACCTGACCGCGCTGTCGATCTGCTCCGAGGACGTGCCGGACCGCGAATGGATCGACGCGCTGTTCGCCGAAGAACCCCACTACGCCAGCGACGCCCAACGCACCGAAATCGAAGCCACGCTGGTGGCGCTGAAGGGCCACATCGCCCGCCAGCTGGCCAGCGACGAGGAATTCGACCTGCCTTGCGAGCTGGACCTGACCGACGAGCCGGACGACTCCGACCTGCGCGGCTGGTGCATCGGCTTCATGGAAGGCGTGTTCCTGCGTGAAGAGGCCTGGTTCGAGAACGCCGAGGAAGAAGTCAGCGAAATGCTCCTGCCGATCATGGTGGGTTCGGGCCTGTTCGACGAGCAGCCTGAATTCGCCGACATCGCCAGCAACGCCAACCTGCAGGACGACATGATCGTGCAAATTCCCGAGGCCCTGAGCGCGCTGTTCCTGCTGCTGCACGCCCCGGACGAAAAACCTGCCCTGCTCAAGCCACGCCACCACTGA
- a CDS encoding YbaN family protein — MRYLLLAAGWLSVALGVVGIFLPVLPTTPFLLLAAACFARSSPRFHAWLVNHPKLGPWIRDYLSGEGIPLKGKLYAIGLMWVSIGLSCYLVPLFWARAFMLTSAVLVSAWILKQKTLQR; from the coding sequence GTGCGCTACCTGCTGCTGGCCGCAGGCTGGCTCAGCGTCGCGCTGGGGGTGGTGGGGATATTCCTGCCGGTATTGCCGACCACCCCGTTCCTGCTGCTGGCTGCGGCGTGCTTTGCCCGCAGCTCCCCGCGCTTTCATGCCTGGCTGGTCAACCACCCGAAACTCGGGCCGTGGATCCGCGACTACCTCAGTGGCGAGGGCATTCCGCTCAAGGGTAAGTTGTATGCCATTGGTTTGATGTGGGTGAGCATTGGCCTGTCGTGTTACCTGGTACCCTTGTTCTGGGCCCGCGCGTTCATGCTCACCAGCGCGGTGCTGGTGAGTGCGTGGATTCTCAAGCAGAAGACCCTGCAGCGCTGA